One Minwuia thermotolerans DNA segment encodes these proteins:
- a CDS encoding Eco57I restriction-modification methylase domain-containing protein: MVQEKKEDPRFEWLDHVENVGLVVSRQVLGDLDIIPVRQTRVDTAEAAELIAVDRDEPALPDPWAFFNTVLQWPEGRVAGAPGGPALPELATISLPELETTLSATWAVQEREDPDTIQLLVRIEDRGIDPDRRGALQGWEATPQQRFERLLRESKVFRGVLVTDKQIRVVHAPGGETAGWIGWPIHDLTSVAGRAMLGGLKLMLGRPRLFTDPTERRLPALLDRSREAQASVSIALSGQVLGALHELLRGLRAQEDGRNLIDDLAARQPQELYGGLLTVMMRLVFTLFAEDRELLPSATDARSRELYDAHYSIRGLYDRLLEDQAVNPDTMDERRGAWGRLLALFRLIHGGHGSGWIRGRGGQLFDPDRYQFLEGRRNASDEPCVLPVTDGCILRILDGLMMLDGERLSYKALDVEQIGSVYETVMGFKVERTRGAALAIRAGKNSRVPVYVDLEGFLDAKPADRRKRLKEEHDRASLTKKQEDAIKAARSVEELTSALDGIVDERGSPGKHPAPPGTPILQPTDERRATGSHYTPRSLTEPIVRQALEPIFMRIGDDATPEEVLDIKVCDPAMGSGAFLVEACRALAARLVLAWTKHPGTRPALPEDEDEDLLARRLVAQRCLYGVDINPMAADLGRLSLWLATLARDHEFTFLDHAIKSGDSLVGLTREQIVDLTWADADAGKPLFRTVVDEALKRVSAQRTDIREAPEDERLGAQLTRHRAAETFADFVRRLGDAILSTFFLNDKARARKHALDELQVRLTETTFRDQSEVLDLLRPHLAAMAAEERKVRPFHWEIEFPEVFDRENRGFDAFVGNPPFAGKNTVAARNHANYGDWLKHAHPGSHGNADLVAHFFRRAYRLLRKGGTFGLIASNTIAQGDTRESGLLRIIQEGGAIYRATRRLKWPGEAAVVVSTVHVTKSEFENIAFEIKIDNLISQRISAFLVDNEHDKSPTSLKNNENMAFIGHYILGMGFTFDDKAAEKGTANPISEMENLISRDPRNAERIKRYIGGEEINNDPRHQHRRYVIDFEDFPLFRDPKLAAWFTAPTKQRNEWLREGIVPIDYADPVAEDWPDLLKIITDLVKPSRRKDKRKNYRKFWWRFAERRRELENFRLGIANFLCISRVSPMLSVARRPSDVLPAESCVVFIDDKFSSFTILQSRIHEIWARTFSSSMKDDLRYAPSDCFATFPFPRDDASGALLESSGCDYHEFRADLMVRTDQGMTPTYNRFHDPSCSTPDIDELRRLHHEMDCAVLRAYGWDDLADRANPIFLGEENELDFAYQGRLFWPATFRDEVLARLLDLNRERALGEEREAAEMKAAGGHTPKRRRKPKQSEFDLGQAQQYEIGLEDDT; the protein is encoded by the coding sequence ATGGTGCAGGAGAAGAAGGAAGACCCCCGCTTCGAATGGCTCGACCATGTCGAGAACGTTGGCCTTGTCGTCTCCCGGCAGGTGCTTGGCGATCTCGACATCATCCCGGTACGCCAGACTCGGGTGGACACCGCGGAGGCGGCCGAGCTCATCGCCGTCGACCGCGACGAACCCGCTCTGCCCGACCCTTGGGCTTTCTTCAATACGGTTCTCCAATGGCCGGAGGGCCGCGTCGCCGGAGCGCCCGGAGGTCCCGCCCTGCCCGAGCTGGCGACCATCAGTCTTCCGGAACTGGAAACGACCCTCTCCGCGACCTGGGCGGTTCAGGAACGGGAAGATCCCGACACGATCCAGCTGCTGGTTCGGATCGAGGACAGAGGCATCGATCCCGACCGCCGAGGCGCTTTGCAGGGATGGGAGGCGACGCCGCAGCAGCGCTTCGAGCGGCTGCTGCGCGAGAGCAAGGTATTCCGCGGCGTTCTAGTGACGGACAAGCAGATCCGCGTTGTCCACGCCCCCGGTGGGGAGACCGCCGGCTGGATCGGCTGGCCGATCCATGACCTGACCTCGGTCGCCGGGCGCGCGATGCTGGGCGGGCTGAAGCTGATGCTGGGCCGTCCGCGGCTCTTCACCGATCCGACGGAACGCCGACTCCCTGCCCTGCTCGACCGCAGCCGGGAGGCGCAGGCGTCGGTCTCCATCGCCCTGTCAGGGCAGGTGCTGGGCGCGCTGCACGAACTGCTCCGCGGCCTGCGAGCGCAGGAGGACGGAAGGAATCTGATCGACGATCTCGCTGCAAGACAGCCGCAGGAACTCTATGGCGGCCTGCTGACGGTGATGATGCGGCTCGTCTTCACACTGTTCGCCGAGGATCGCGAGCTCCTGCCCTCTGCAACGGACGCCAGGAGCCGGGAGCTCTACGACGCCCACTACTCGATCCGCGGGCTCTACGACCGGCTGCTCGAGGATCAGGCTGTCAATCCCGACACGATGGATGAGCGCCGCGGCGCCTGGGGACGTCTGCTGGCGCTGTTCCGGCTGATCCACGGCGGTCACGGCAGCGGATGGATCCGCGGCCGCGGCGGCCAGCTCTTCGATCCGGACCGCTACCAGTTCCTCGAGGGCCGGCGGAATGCATCCGACGAGCCGTGCGTCCTCCCGGTGACGGACGGATGCATACTGCGCATCCTCGACGGGCTGATGATGCTCGACGGTGAGAGGCTCTCCTACAAGGCGCTCGATGTCGAGCAGATCGGCTCCGTCTACGAAACGGTGATGGGTTTCAAGGTCGAGCGCACGCGCGGCGCTGCCCTCGCCATCCGGGCCGGCAAGAACAGCCGCGTCCCCGTCTATGTCGATCTCGAGGGGTTTCTCGACGCGAAGCCGGCCGACCGGCGCAAGCGGCTCAAGGAGGAGCATGACCGCGCGAGTCTCACGAAGAAACAGGAAGACGCCATCAAGGCGGCCAGGTCCGTAGAGGAGCTGACGTCCGCTCTCGACGGCATCGTCGACGAGCGCGGCTCGCCCGGCAAGCATCCCGCCCCGCCGGGCACGCCAATCCTGCAGCCGACGGACGAACGGCGGGCGACCGGCTCTCACTACACGCCGCGCAGCCTGACCGAGCCGATCGTCCGGCAGGCCCTGGAACCGATTTTCATGCGGATCGGAGACGACGCGACGCCCGAGGAGGTGCTCGACATCAAGGTCTGTGACCCCGCCATGGGTTCGGGTGCGTTCCTGGTCGAAGCCTGCCGCGCGCTCGCGGCGCGACTGGTCCTTGCATGGACCAAACACCCCGGCACCAGGCCGGCATTGCCCGAAGACGAGGACGAGGACCTGCTGGCCCGCCGTCTCGTCGCCCAGCGCTGTCTCTACGGGGTCGACATCAATCCGATGGCCGCCGACCTCGGGCGCCTTTCGCTCTGGCTGGCGACACTGGCCCGTGATCACGAGTTCACCTTCCTCGATCATGCCATCAAGAGCGGCGACAGTCTGGTCGGCCTGACACGCGAACAGATCGTCGATCTCACCTGGGCGGATGCGGACGCCGGCAAGCCGCTTTTCCGCACCGTCGTCGACGAGGCTTTGAAACGGGTCTCGGCCCAGCGAACCGACATCCGGGAAGCCCCGGAAGACGAGAGACTGGGCGCCCAGCTCACCCGGCACCGGGCGGCCGAGACCTTTGCCGACTTCGTCAGGCGTCTTGGGGACGCCATCCTGTCCACCTTCTTCCTCAATGACAAAGCCCGCGCCCGGAAGCACGCGCTGGACGAATTGCAGGTCCGGCTGACGGAGACGACCTTCCGCGACCAGTCGGAGGTCCTCGACCTGCTTCGCCCGCATCTCGCCGCGATGGCGGCTGAAGAACGCAAGGTCAGGCCGTTCCACTGGGAGATCGAGTTCCCGGAAGTCTTCGACCGTGAGAATCGGGGCTTTGACGCTTTTGTGGGCAACCCGCCTTTCGCCGGCAAGAACACGGTCGCCGCGCGCAATCACGCCAACTACGGAGACTGGCTCAAGCACGCCCATCCCGGCAGCCATGGCAACGCCGATCTGGTCGCGCACTTCTTCAGGCGCGCCTATCGACTGCTGCGTAAAGGCGGCACCTTTGGACTGATCGCATCGAACACGATCGCTCAGGGCGACACACGTGAGAGCGGTCTACTGCGCATTATTCAGGAGGGCGGCGCGATTTATCGGGCAACACGGCGGCTGAAGTGGCCCGGCGAGGCAGCAGTTGTGGTGTCTACAGTCCATGTCACGAAAAGCGAATTCGAGAACATCGCATTTGAGATCAAAATAGACAACCTTATTTCACAGCGAATTTCAGCTTTTTTGGTTGATAATGAACATGATAAAAGCCCAACTTCCCTAAAAAACAACGAAAATATGGCGTTCATTGGGCATTATATTTTGGGAATGGGATTCACGTTTGATGATAAAGCGGCCGAAAAAGGTACCGCAAACCCCATTTCAGAAATGGAGAATTTGATCTCTCGTGACCCGCGCAATGCCGAACGCATAAAGCGGTACATCGGAGGCGAAGAGATCAACAACGACCCCCGTCACCAGCATCGCCGTTATGTAATCGATTTTGAAGATTTCCCTCTATTCCGCGATCCGAAGTTGGCTGCATGGTTTACAGCTCCAACAAAGCAACGAAATGAATGGCTCAGAGAGGGTATCGTCCCAATTGACTATGCGGATCCTGTCGCTGAAGACTGGCCCGATCTTCTGAAAATTATTACCGACCTCGTGAAGCCGTCTAGGCGAAAGGATAAAAGAAAGAATTATAGAAAATTCTGGTGGCGATTTGCCGAACGACGGCGGGAATTAGAAAATTTCAGACTGGGCATAGCTAATTTTCTATGTATATCCAGAGTTTCGCCTATGTTGTCGGTCGCCCGAAGACCCTCAGACGTTCTTCCAGCAGAGTCTTGTGTAGTTTTTATTGACGATAAATTCTCTTCTTTTACTATATTGCAATCACGAATTCATGAAATCTGGGCTCGAACTTTCTCATCCTCGATGAAGGATGACCTTCGCTACGCACCATCAGACTGCTTCGCGACATTCCCGTTCCCGAGAGACGACGCCAGCGGCGCACTTCTTGAGTCTTCAGGCTGTGATTATCACGAATTCCGTGCCGACCTTATGGTCCGCACCGATCAGGGCATGACACCGACCTACAATCGCTTTCACGACCCGTCTTGCAGCACCCCAGACATCGACGAGCTTCGCCGTCTGCACCACGAAATGGACTGTGCGGTGTTGCGGGCCTATGGCTGGGATGACCTTGCGGACCGCGCCAACCCGATCTTCCTCGGTGAAGAGAACGAGCTCGACTTCGCCTACCAGGGCCGACTGTTCTGGCCTGCGACGTTCCGCGACGAAGTTCTGGCGCGACTGCTGGACCTGAACCGCGAGCGGGCGCTGGGGGAAGAGCGCGAAGCGGCGGAGATGAAAGCGGCCGGTGGGCACACGCCGAAACGCAGGCGGAAGCCGAAGCAGTCAGAGTTCGACCTCGGCCAGGCGCAGCAATATGAGATCGGGCTGGAGGACGACACATGA
- the drmD gene encoding DISARM system SNF2-like helicase DrmD, producing the protein MQLPQPGEFVILRGRRWLAEGQSSIGNGLTTLRLACVEDDAQGEIAEVVWDAEIAPVVEREEPWERIAREGSDSLDAFTAYLRTVRWNTATAADRRLLQAPFRAGIRLDPYQLSPLRKALQLPRVNLLVADDVGLGKTIEAGLILREMLLRRRVDFTVFAAPPSMTQQWRDELASKFGISATIIDREHLAQVRRRRGFQANPWATGSFFILSHRLLNDETYVSGLREILGTTRARSMLILDEAHHAAPASGARYAIDSQFTRAVRDLAPRFEHRLFLTATPHNGHSNSFAALLEMLDPQRFTRGVPVRKGDLEPVMVRRLKSDLRAVGIKFPDRKVEPVVLDGLPADTPELALSDMLLEYGELRSRRVARLTPRQRAEAKLVYSGLQQRLLSSIAAFQKTLGVHRRTMERWRERDLRAPMEAAEQFAVGAAEIDENEEDQAEQTLLDQLETEENSAAEAASIRGTEGAESEEIDAEITLVDRMLALAGKHLHKPDARVRSIVDWIRQNLVTDGAWNRRRVIIFTEFEDTRRWLETRLLEALDNLEPEDRILTFTGTTGSDRREQVKHAFNSDPDEYPVRILICTDAAREGINLQQHCYDLFHFDLPWNPSRLEQRNGRIDRKLQPAPAVYCRYFLYPQREIDRVLQVLVEKTETIREELGAIGDVLDQRISKRLTEGGITRDEIDKLTDELDSDDDDEFVARARDEIDEGTEKRRQDLRAEIDRIRRVLDESRKRFGVGSDDLQQVIGVALESMQTPLDTHGAETVGPTRTFSLEPSDRAFANDHSWLPIFDELRERPRRPGESLNEWRRTAPPRRIAFEPAILEDGRDAPHVVQVHLEHRLVRRLLSRFISQGFRGGLQRACVVQGPGSQPRVILVGRLSLFGPGASRLHEVIIPVAAVWREADRERRPLRPLAEKGDAANVSFEELEAALRQAHPVPQNVVDRLIGGAQSDVADLRGEFERRAAEHADRAERDLEAVGEGEAETLRMLLEQQRERIEKRINDPALKQMMLDFGDDEVEQARADQRHWQRRLTELEREIAEEPARLRESYEVRAQRLEPVGVVYLWPGTG; encoded by the coding sequence ATGCAGCTGCCGCAGCCCGGCGAGTTCGTCATTCTTCGCGGTCGTCGATGGCTGGCCGAGGGCCAGTCTTCGATTGGCAATGGCCTGACGACACTGAGACTCGCATGCGTCGAGGATGACGCACAGGGCGAGATAGCCGAGGTGGTCTGGGACGCCGAAATCGCCCCCGTAGTGGAACGGGAGGAACCTTGGGAACGGATCGCCAGGGAGGGTTCCGATTCCCTTGACGCCTTTACGGCCTATCTGCGGACCGTGCGCTGGAACACGGCAACTGCTGCGGACCGACGCCTTCTTCAGGCTCCCTTCCGTGCCGGCATCCGTCTTGACCCCTATCAGTTGTCGCCGCTTCGCAAGGCGCTCCAGCTTCCGCGGGTAAATCTCCTGGTTGCGGACGATGTCGGCCTGGGCAAGACCATCGAGGCGGGCCTGATCCTGCGCGAGATGCTTCTGCGCCGGCGCGTCGACTTCACCGTCTTTGCGGCGCCGCCGTCGATGACTCAGCAATGGCGGGACGAACTCGCCAGCAAGTTCGGGATCTCGGCGACCATCATCGATCGCGAGCACCTGGCTCAGGTGCGACGCAGGCGCGGCTTTCAGGCCAATCCCTGGGCGACGGGGTCATTCTTCATTCTTTCCCATCGGCTTCTGAACGACGAGACCTACGTGTCAGGCCTGCGAGAGATCCTAGGTACGACACGCGCCCGATCCATGTTGATCCTCGACGAGGCTCATCATGCGGCCCCGGCCAGCGGCGCCCGCTACGCCATCGACAGCCAGTTCACGCGCGCAGTGAGGGACCTCGCCCCGCGCTTCGAACACCGGCTGTTTCTCACCGCAACGCCGCACAACGGGCACTCGAACAGCTTTGCAGCCTTGCTCGAGATGCTTGACCCTCAACGCTTCACGCGGGGTGTACCTGTCCGGAAGGGCGACCTGGAGCCCGTGATGGTCCGGCGGCTGAAATCGGATCTTCGGGCCGTCGGGATCAAGTTTCCCGACCGCAAGGTCGAACCGGTCGTCCTCGACGGTCTGCCGGCCGACACGCCGGAGTTGGCGCTCTCGGACATGCTGCTGGAATACGGAGAGCTACGGTCCAGGCGGGTCGCGCGTCTGACGCCCAGACAGCGCGCCGAGGCGAAGCTCGTCTATTCCGGGCTGCAGCAACGCCTGCTCTCCTCCATCGCGGCGTTCCAAAAGACGCTCGGCGTGCACCGGCGAACGATGGAGCGCTGGCGCGAACGCGACCTGCGGGCGCCCATGGAAGCCGCAGAGCAGTTCGCGGTCGGGGCGGCTGAGATCGACGAGAACGAGGAAGATCAGGCGGAACAGACGCTGCTCGACCAACTGGAGACTGAGGAAAACTCAGCCGCTGAAGCCGCATCGATCCGCGGGACGGAAGGGGCTGAAAGCGAAGAGATCGACGCCGAGATCACGCTCGTCGACCGAATGCTGGCGCTCGCCGGTAAGCATCTCCACAAGCCTGATGCCCGGGTCCGGAGCATCGTCGACTGGATTCGTCAGAACCTCGTGACAGACGGAGCCTGGAACAGACGCCGGGTCATCATCTTTACCGAGTTCGAGGACACCCGGCGCTGGTTGGAGACGCGGCTTCTCGAAGCGCTCGACAACCTGGAGCCCGAAGACCGCATACTCACTTTCACCGGCACGACCGGCAGCGACCGGCGCGAGCAGGTCAAACACGCATTCAACAGCGATCCGGACGAGTATCCTGTGCGCATCCTGATTTGCACGGACGCGGCACGCGAGGGCATCAATCTCCAGCAGCATTGCTACGACCTTTTTCATTTTGACCTGCCGTGGAACCCGTCGCGCCTGGAGCAGCGAAACGGCCGTATCGATCGGAAGCTGCAACCTGCGCCTGCGGTCTACTGCCGATATTTCCTCTATCCGCAGCGCGAGATCGACCGGGTGCTGCAGGTTCTGGTGGAGAAGACGGAGACGATACGGGAGGAGCTCGGCGCTATCGGTGACGTCCTCGACCAGCGGATATCGAAACGGCTGACCGAAGGCGGCATCACACGCGACGAAATCGACAAGCTCACCGATGAGCTGGACTCCGACGACGATGACGAGTTCGTTGCACGTGCCCGGGACGAAATCGACGAAGGTACAGAAAAGCGCCGTCAGGATCTCAGGGCAGAGATCGATCGAATACGGCGGGTTCTGGATGAGTCGCGCAAGAGGTTCGGTGTCGGGTCCGACGACCTCCAACAGGTCATCGGCGTCGCCCTGGAGAGCATGCAGACACCGCTCGATACGCACGGCGCAGAAACGGTCGGACCGACGCGCACTTTCTCGCTTGAACCGTCCGACCGTGCGTTTGCCAACGATCATTCATGGCTGCCGATCTTCGACGAACTGCGTGAACGCCCGAGACGGCCGGGAGAGTCGCTGAACGAATGGCGACGAACCGCGCCGCCGCGGCGCATCGCTTTCGAACCCGCCATCCTGGAAGACGGCCGGGATGCGCCGCACGTCGTTCAGGTGCACCTCGAACACCGGCTTGTTCGCCGTCTCCTGTCGCGCTTCATTTCCCAAGGCTTCCGGGGCGGCCTTCAGCGCGCCTGTGTAGTCCAGGGGCCTGGATCGCAGCCAAGGGTCATCCTCGTCGGCCGTCTGTCTCTTTTCGGTCCTGGCGCGAGCCGGCTGCATGAGGTGATCATCCCGGTCGCCGCCGTCTGGCGTGAAGCCGACCGCGAGCGACGACCGCTTCGGCCCCTCGCGGAGAAGGGTGACGCCGCCAACGTGTCGTTCGAGGAACTTGAAGCGGCGCTCCGTCAGGCTCATCCGGTGCCGCAGAATGTCGTCGACCGGCTGATTGGCGGGGCCCAGTCCGACGTCGCAGATCTGCGGGGGGAGTTCGAGCGCCGGGCGGCCGAGCACGCGGATCGGGCAGAACGAGACCTCGAGGCGGTTGGCGAGGGTGAGGCGGAGACGCTGAGAATGCTGCTGGAGCAGCAACGTGAGCGTATCGAGAAGCGTATCAATGACCCGGCGCTTAAACAGATGATGCTCGACTTCGGCGACGATGAGGTCGAGCAGGCGCGTGCCGACCAGCGGCACTGGCAAAGGCGACTGACGGAGCTGGAACGCGAGATCGCCGAGGAACCGGCGCGTTTGCGCGAATCCTACGAGGTCCGCGCGCAAAGGCTTGAGCCGGTGGGCGTCGTCTATCTCTGGCCGGGTACGGGGTGA
- a CDS encoding ATP-binding protein, with protein MTTRTELLEIIANGENSGVEFKRDHLRTQDLARELVAFSNLEGGMVLLGVEDDGTITGLTRQDLEEWVMSVCRDKIRPAIVPFFEVVRNVEDNNDVAIVRVTRGYDVHALWHNNTNRYLMRVGTQSREASPEELARLFQQRGSIRAELRPVSGATLANLDRRRLRNYFGDIRQQDVPADEDEEAWQSLLINTEIMTEEGVTVGGMLLFGKTPNRFLPHAGIDAVAYSGTEQDYDAQERTALRGPMTPLLSESGDIVENGLVEQALDFVQRNTRVVIEAEGGRRVERPVYPPDALREGIVNALIHRDYLLTSTDIELAVYSDRLEIVSPGRLPNGITPARMRAGTRAARNQILKDVMRDYRYLEHMGMGIPRKIVRGMREHNGTEPGLVEQDERFVVRLFAQAPGA; from the coding sequence ATGACGACGCGGACCGAACTGCTGGAAATAATAGCGAACGGCGAGAATTCCGGTGTGGAATTCAAACGAGATCACCTGCGCACGCAGGACCTTGCGAGGGAACTGGTCGCCTTCTCGAACTTGGAAGGCGGCATGGTGCTGCTCGGCGTCGAAGACGACGGAACGATCACGGGCCTGACGCGGCAAGACCTCGAAGAATGGGTCATGAGTGTATGCCGCGACAAGATCAGACCGGCAATCGTTCCGTTCTTCGAGGTGGTTCGCAACGTAGAAGACAATAACGACGTTGCCATCGTCCGCGTAACGCGCGGATACGACGTACATGCGCTCTGGCACAACAACACCAACAGATATTTGATGCGGGTCGGCACGCAGAGCCGGGAAGCAAGCCCGGAAGAACTTGCACGTCTGTTCCAGCAAAGGGGTTCGATACGGGCCGAACTGCGGCCCGTATCAGGCGCGACGCTCGCGAACCTCGACCGGAGACGCCTGCGAAATTATTTCGGCGACATCCGCCAGCAGGATGTGCCCGCCGACGAAGACGAGGAAGCGTGGCAGTCCCTTCTCATCAATACCGAGATCATGACCGAGGAAGGCGTAACCGTCGGTGGCATGTTGCTGTTCGGCAAAACGCCGAACAGGTTTCTGCCTCATGCGGGGATAGATGCTGTCGCATATTCCGGCACGGAACAGGACTATGATGCGCAGGAGCGCACGGCGCTTCGCGGCCCCATGACGCCACTATTGAGCGAAAGCGGTGACATCGTGGAAAACGGCCTTGTCGAACAGGCTCTCGATTTCGTGCAACGCAACACCCGCGTGGTCATCGAGGCCGAAGGCGGAAGACGGGTTGAACGGCCAGTCTATCCACCCGATGCGCTTCGCGAGGGCATCGTCAACGCCCTCATTCACCGCGACTACCTGCTCACAAGCACTGATATCGAGTTGGCGGTTTACAGCGACCGGCTGGAGATCGTCTCGCCAGGCCGACTGCCGAACGGCATAACGCCAGCCCGCATGCGCGCCGGTACGCGGGCGGCACGAAACCAGATATTGAAAGACGTGATGCGCGACTACCGGTATCTGGAACATATGGGGATGGGGATTCCCCGGAAAATCGTCAGGGGTATGAGAGAACACAACGGCACCGAACCGGGCTTGGTCGAACAAGACGAGCGTTTCGTTGTCCGGTTGTTCGCGCAAGCGCCGGGTGCATAA